One Desulfobacterales bacterium genomic region harbors:
- a CDS encoding sigma-70 family RNA polymerase sigma factor: protein MGFDKHYEGIDKYAVRIIKYKARQLVGRVGFTESDREDLEQEMLLDLLQRLPKYNSDRAQRNTFIARVVDHKIATIIEARKAGLRDYRLCRCSLNDQFESGEYEDTFCIERMETIDQEDYLRRTGRISRSPSELRDLSIDVRQAIEKLPPELRELCRRLDTDTVTEISRDTGIPRGTIYESIKKLRAIFEDAGLRDYL, encoded by the coding sequence ATGGGTTTCGACAAACACTACGAAGGAATCGACAAGTATGCCGTTCGGATCATCAAGTATAAGGCGAGACAACTGGTCGGCCGGGTGGGTTTCACCGAGTCCGACCGCGAGGACCTGGAGCAGGAAATGCTGCTGGACCTGCTCCAACGCCTGCCCAAGTACAACTCCGACCGCGCCCAGCGCAACACCTTCATCGCCCGCGTGGTGGATCACAAGATCGCCACCATCATCGAGGCGCGGAAGGCCGGCCTGCGGGATTACCGGCTCTGCCGTTGTTCCCTGAACGATCAATTCGAGTCCGGCGAGTACGAAGACACCTTCTGTATCGAGCGCATGGAGACCATCGACCAGGAAGACTACCTGCGTCGCACGGGCAGGATTTCACGATCCCCATCCGAGCTTCGCGATCTCTCCATCGATGTCCGCCAGGCAATCGAGAAGCTGCCGCCGGAGCTGCGTGAACTGTGCCGGCGTCTCGACACCGACACGGTAACGGAGATCTCCCGCGATACCGGAATACCCCGCGGGACGATCTACGAATCCATCAAAAAGCTGCGCGCGATCTTCGAGGACGCCGGACTGAGGGATTACCTCTAA